Proteins found in one Zea mays cultivar B73 chromosome 1, Zm-B73-REFERENCE-NAM-5.0, whole genome shotgun sequence genomic segment:
- the LOC103637014 gene encoding uncharacterized protein yields the protein MEAISSRNNVPRFDALLTQGCTYTLYRVGFCLNREGIQFRNIGHGLEIGLITHTIVEPFIKPIQFPPFPKYLMPFHKVYQQPHKSFVDIIGIVLHLEPLKHIGGRPYREAVLMDSRWDLIVVGVWTDLLQRNALRWSLARVDNNIIIGTMLRRNNKHRCLETSDYNTVHFNPDHHTTYHLKTIRRSLIQNPRRRIVDKFLENRRAHLTTVISD from the exons ATGGAAGCAATTTCAAGTCGCAATAATGTTCCACGTTTCGATGCCTTACTCACACAAGGATGCACATATACATTGTATAGAGTGGGATTCTGTCTAAATAGGGAGGGGATTCAATTTCGGAATATTGGACATGGGCTAGAGATCGGACTGATAACACATACTATTGTGGAGCCATTCATTAAGCCAATCCAATTTCCTCCATTTCCAAAGTATCTTATGCCATTCCATAAGGTGTATCAACAACCGCATAAGTCGTTCGTAG ACATTATTGGCATAGTTCTTCATTTAGAGCCATTAAAGCATATCGGTGGAAGGCCTTATAGAGAGGCTGTACTAATGGATTCCAG GTGGGATCTAATCGTCGTGGGGGTATGGACTGACCTCTTGCAAAGAAATGCTCTACGATGGTCGTTAGCTAGAGTTGACAATAACATAATTATTGGAACTATGCTGCGTCGTAACAATAAACACA GATGCTTGGAAACCTCGGATTACAACACCGTTCATTTCAACCCAGATCATCACACTACATACCACTTGAAGA CTATTCGACGTTCGTTGATTCAAAATCCAAGGCGTCGTATCGTCGACAAATTTCTTGAGAACAGACGGGCACATCTCACAACTGTGATATCTGATTGA